One genomic segment of Diceros bicornis minor isolate mBicDic1 chromosome 13, mDicBic1.mat.cur, whole genome shotgun sequence includes these proteins:
- the LOC131412439 gene encoding LOW QUALITY PROTEIN: PRAME family member 7-like (The sequence of the model RefSeq protein was modified relative to this genomic sequence to represent the inferred CDS: inserted 1 base in 1 codon; substituted 2 bases at 2 genomic stop codons) → MSVRIPPRLLELAGQSLLRDDALAIAALEELPAKVFAPVFMEAFSGRHTETLKAMVHAWPFVCLPLGGLMQTPHQEALQAALDGLDVLLARKVHPRRWKLQVLDLRNTGQNFWSVRSGARVHVCSPMGPGAEDSSKSKQPLAPLEVFIDLCLKERTLDEFLTYLVMWVKQREGWLHLCCKKLGISAMPIQNIEEALHMVQLDCIQELEGNCTWQLCTLGKFAPYLGRRSNVRRLLLSHIHATASEEQGQHVARFTSQVLRLHHLQGLYIESPSFLEGCLDQMLRCLKTPLETLSITNCLLTESDLRHLSQCPNTSQPQNLALSGINLASFSPEXLXVLLEKAAATLQNLDXDECGIVDSQLQAVLPALSRCSRLRTFSVCGNLLSVAITQRLPRHTHRLHSLSLEVYPAPLESYSPQGALHLGKLAWFRAELTEILRDLGRRPRTIWLSTSPCPPCGNKTFYDVQWPCYAPA, encoded by the exons ATGAGTGTCCGGATCCCACCCAGACTCCTGGAACTGGCGGGTCAGAGCCTGCTGAGGGATGACGCCTTGGCCATTGCTGCTCTGGAGGAGCTGCCTGCCAAGGTCTTCGCGCCAGTGTTCATGGAGGCCTTCAGTGGGAGACACACGGAGACACTGAAGGCGATGGTGCACGCCTGGCCCTTCGTCTGCCTCCCTCTGGGGGGCCTGATGCAGACGCCTCACCAGGAGGCCTTACAAGCAGCCCTCGATGGGCTAGATGTCCTGCTTGCCCGGAAAGTTCACCCCAG GAGGTGGAAACTGCAGGTGCTGGATTTACGGAATACTGGTCAGAACTTCTGGAGTGTGAGGTCTGGAGCCAGGGTCCACGTGTGCTCACCGATGGGACCAGGGGCTGAGGACAGTTCAAAGTCGAAGCAGCCCTTGGCTCCCTTGGAGGTGTTCATAGACCTTTGTCTCAAGGAAAGGACCCTGGATGAATTCCTCACCTATCTTGTTATGTGGGTCAAGCAGAGAGAAGGCTGGCTACATCTGTGCTGTAAGAAGCTGGGGATTTCTGCAATGCCCATCCAAAATATTGAGGAAGCCCTGCATATGGTGCAGCTGGACTGCATCCAGGAGCTGGAAGGGAACTGCACCTGGCAGCTGTGCACCCTGGGAAAGTTTGCTCCTTACCTGGGCCGGAGGAGTAACGTGCGGAGACTCCTTCTCTCCCACATCCACGCGACTGCCTCCGAGGAGCAGGGGCAGCATGTGGCCCGCTTCACCTCTCAAGTCCTCAGGCTGCACCACCTCCAGGGGCTCTATATagaatctccctccttccttgaAGGCTGCCTGGACCAGATGCTCAG GTGCCTGAAGACCCCCTTGGAGACCCTCTCAATAACTAACTGCCTGCTTACGGAATCAGACCTGAGACACCTGTCTCAGTGCCCCAACACGAGTCAGCCACAGAACCTGGCTCTGAGTGGCATCAACCTGGCCTCTTTCAGTCCTG CCCTCTAAGTCCTGCTAGAGAAAGCTGCAGCCACCCTCCAGAACCTGGACTGAGATGAGTGTGGGATCGTGGACTCCCAGCTCCAGGCCGTCTTGCCTGCCCTGAGCCGCTGCTCCCGGCTCAGGACCTTCAGCGTCTGTGGGAACCTCCTCTCCGTGGCCATCACGCAGAGGCTGCCGCGCCACACCCACCGGCTGCACAGTTTAAGCCTAGAGGTGTATCCCGCCCCTCTGGAGAGTTACAGCCCTCAGGGGGCTCTCCACCTTGGGAAACTTGCCTGGTTTAGGGCTGAGCTCACAGAGATTCTGAGGGACTTAGGGCGGCGGCCCAGGACCATCTGGCTTAGCACCAGCCCCTGTCCTCCCTGTGGCAACAAGACGTTCTATGATGTTCAGTGGCCCTGTTATGCGCCTGCCTAG